From Enterococcus wangshanyuanii, the proteins below share one genomic window:
- a CDS encoding energy-coupling factor transporter transmembrane component T family protein — MMNKLIFGRYIPGDSFIHTMDPRAKLIASFYFIGIIFLANNWQTYAVLAVFTLFAIFLSKVNIRFFIRGIKPLIWLILFTVALQMLFTQGGEVYFKWGIFTVTEFGVINGLFIFCRFVLIIFMSTLLTLTTPPLDLSDAIEYLLRPLKVVRFPVHEVSLMLSIALRFVPTLMDETEKIMNAQRARGVDFGEGSLIQKMKAIVPLLIPLFVSSFNRAEDLATAMEARGYQGGEGRTKYRVLHWHLKDTVVMLAFVALTAILIFIRS, encoded by the coding sequence GTGATGAATAAATTGATTTTTGGACGCTACATTCCTGGAGATTCATTTATACATACAATGGACCCAAGGGCGAAACTGATTGCCAGCTTTTATTTTATTGGCATTATTTTCTTGGCGAATAATTGGCAGACGTATGCAGTATTAGCTGTATTTACATTGTTCGCGATCTTTTTATCGAAAGTCAATATTCGATTCTTTATTCGTGGAATTAAGCCGCTGATTTGGCTGATTCTTTTTACGGTGGCATTGCAGATGTTATTCACGCAGGGTGGAGAAGTCTACTTTAAATGGGGAATTTTCACTGTCACTGAATTTGGTGTGATCAATGGCTTATTTATTTTTTGCCGTTTTGTTCTGATCATTTTCATGTCGACCTTATTGACATTGACGACACCACCGCTTGATTTATCAGATGCGATCGAGTATCTGTTGCGCCCGCTAAAAGTCGTTCGGTTTCCTGTTCATGAAGTATCACTGATGTTGTCGATCGCTTTGCGATTTGTACCGACATTGATGGATGAAACAGAAAAAATCATGAACGCCCAACGTGCCAGAGGGGTCGATTTCGGTGAAGGAAGCTTGATTCAAAAGATGAAGGCGATCGTACCTTTATTGATTCCATTATTTGTCAGCAGCTTTAATCGAGCTGAGGATCTTGCAACAGCAATGGAAGCAAGAGGCTATCAAGGAGGAGAAGGGCGGACGAAATACCGGGTTTTACATTGGCATTTAAAAGATACCGTTGTGATGCTGGCGTTTGTCGCTCTGACTGCTATTTTGATTTTTATAAGAAGTTAG
- a CDS encoding energy-coupling factor ABC transporter ATP-binding protein, translated as MQPIIELKNIEFSYQPEEASPALNDVSFSIQQGEWIAIIGHNGSGKSTLAKTINGLLLPEAGSISVGGKELNEDNVWEIRRMVGMVFQNPDNQFVGSTVEDDVAFGLENQGIPRDEMLIRVKDALEKVRMDSFATREPARLSGGQKQRVAIAGVVALRPDIIILDEATSMLDPEGREEVISTIKKIKEASNLTVISITHDIDEAANANRILVMKQGKLVKEGTPAEIFSAGTELVQVGLDLPFPEKLKIALKERGVVVPDDYLTEERMVDWLWTSVLNK; from the coding sequence ATGCAACCGATAATTGAATTAAAAAATATTGAATTTAGCTATCAACCAGAAGAGGCTTCTCCCGCTTTGAACGATGTATCTTTTTCCATCCAACAAGGTGAGTGGATAGCAATTATTGGGCATAATGGTTCAGGAAAATCTACGTTGGCCAAAACGATCAATGGACTGTTATTGCCGGAAGCAGGCAGTATTTCAGTTGGTGGCAAAGAATTGAACGAAGACAATGTGTGGGAGATCAGACGAATGGTTGGGATGGTTTTCCAAAATCCTGACAATCAGTTTGTAGGCTCAACAGTAGAAGATGATGTAGCCTTTGGTTTGGAAAATCAAGGGATTCCTCGTGATGAAATGCTGATTAGAGTGAAGGATGCTCTTGAGAAGGTGCGGATGGATTCTTTTGCCACTCGTGAGCCAGCTCGTTTATCTGGTGGTCAAAAACAACGTGTAGCAATTGCGGGCGTTGTTGCTTTGCGTCCAGATATTATTATTTTGGATGAGGCAACCAGTATGCTTGATCCCGAAGGTCGGGAAGAAGTGATCTCGACGATCAAAAAAATCAAAGAAGCAAGTAATCTAACGGTAATTTCGATCACTCATGATATCGATGAAGCAGCGAATGCGAATAGAATCTTGGTCATGAAGCAAGGCAAGTTGGTCAAAGAAGGAACACCCGCTGAGATTTTTTCAGCAGGAACAGAACTGGTTCAAGTGGGGTTGGATTTACCATTTCCAGAAAAATTGAAGATTGCCTTAAAAGAACGAGGAGTCGTTGTGCCGGATGACTACTTGACCGAAGAAAGGATGGTGGACTGGCTATGGACATCCGTTTTGAACAAGTAG
- the rplQ gene encoding 50S ribosomal protein L17 — protein MGYRKLGRTSSQRKAMLRDLTTDLIINERIVTTEARAKEIRSTTEKMITLGKRGDLHARRQAATFVRNEVASVREENEAIVVESALQKLFNDLAPRYAERQGGYTRILKTEPRRGDAAPMVIIEFVK, from the coding sequence GTGGGTTATCGTAAATTAGGACGCACATCAAGCCAACGTAAGGCAATGTTGCGTGACTTAACTACTGATTTAATTATCAACGAACGTATCGTTACAACTGAAGCTCGTGCGAAAGAAATTCGTTCAACTACAGAAAAAATGATTACATTAGGCAAACGTGGAGATCTTCATGCTCGTCGTCAAGCAGCGACATTTGTACGCAATGAAGTTGCCAGCGTACGTGAAGAAAACGAAGCTATTGTTGTTGAATCAGCTTTACAAAAACTATTCAATGATCTAGCACCTCGTTATGCTGAACGTCAAGGTGGTTACACTCGTATCTTGAAGACAGAACCAAGACGCGGAGATGCAGCGCCGATGGTAATTATTGAATTTGTTAAATAA
- a CDS encoding M20 family metallopeptidase, with protein MEQLKVLIQKYTPEMIDFRRDLHQHPELQFEEFRTTDKVAEVLSQLGIPYRKTEPTGIIAELVGGKAGKTVALRADMDALPVQELNDELPYKSLEDGKMHACGHDAHTAMLLTATKALKEVQSEIRGSVRFIFQPSEENAQGAKAMVKQGAMTGVDDVFGIHIWSQMLSGTASCVAGSSFASADIFSIDFKGRGGHGAMPDACVDAALIASSFVMNVQSIVSRETNPLDPVVVTVGKMDVGTRFNVIAENARLEGTVRCFSLETRDRVEKALKRFAEQTAAMYGGTAELVYDYGTLPVINDEKDALFAQSVIKENFGEQALIQEPPTTGGEDFSYFTENTSGCFALVGCGNPEKDTQWAHHHGRFNVDEDAMAIGAELYAQYAFEYLQQNS; from the coding sequence ATGGAACAACTAAAAGTATTGATTCAAAAATATACACCTGAAATGATTGATTTTAGAAGAGATCTACATCAGCATCCAGAACTACAATTTGAAGAATTTAGAACGACGGATAAAGTTGCTGAGGTACTTAGTCAACTGGGTATTCCTTATCGTAAAACCGAACCAACAGGGATCATTGCAGAGCTTGTTGGTGGTAAAGCTGGCAAAACGGTTGCCCTAAGAGCTGATATGGATGCACTGCCTGTTCAGGAATTGAATGATGAATTGCCATATAAATCATTGGAAGATGGGAAAATGCATGCTTGTGGACATGATGCACATACAGCGATGCTCTTAACTGCCACCAAAGCGCTAAAAGAAGTTCAGTCAGAGATCAGAGGGTCCGTTCGTTTCATTTTTCAACCATCGGAAGAAAATGCCCAAGGCGCCAAAGCAATGGTTAAACAAGGTGCAATGACTGGTGTTGACGATGTATTCGGAATCCACATCTGGTCACAGATGCTTTCGGGTACAGCTTCTTGTGTAGCTGGTTCCTCTTTTGCTTCGGCAGATATTTTCTCGATTGATTTTAAAGGCCGGGGTGGTCATGGGGCTATGCCGGACGCTTGTGTCGATGCAGCGCTGATTGCCTCTTCCTTTGTGATGAATGTGCAGTCGATCGTTTCAAGAGAAACAAATCCACTCGATCCTGTTGTTGTGACTGTGGGGAAAATGGATGTGGGTACTCGGTTTAATGTGATTGCTGAAAATGCTCGTTTAGAAGGGACTGTACGCTGTTTCAGTCTTGAGACTCGTGATCGTGTAGAGAAAGCATTGAAACGCTTTGCAGAGCAAACTGCGGCGATGTATGGTGGGACAGCTGAGCTTGTTTATGATTATGGTACACTACCGGTAATCAATGATGAAAAAGATGCTCTCTTTGCTCAATCCGTGATCAAAGAAAACTTTGGTGAGCAAGCATTGATTCAAGAGCCGCCAACTACTGGAGGTGAAGATTTTAGTTATTTCACTGAGAATACTTCTGGTTGTTTTGCACTGGTAGGCTGTGGAAACCCAGAAAAAGATACACAGTGGGCCCATCATCATGGTCGTTTCAATGTAGATGAGGATGCGATGGCGATCGGTGCCGAGCTTTATGCACAATATGCATTTGAATACTTGCAGCAGAATTCTTGA
- a CDS encoding energy-coupling factor ABC transporter ATP-binding protein — MDIRFEQVDFTYQPNTPFEQRALFDLNLMIKEGSYTAIVGHTGSGKSTLLQHLNALVKPTKGKVMIGDRTILPETNNKNLKPIRKKVGIVFQFPEAQLFEETVERDIAFGPKNFGVSDEEGKRLAKEMLTLVGLDESYLARSPFELSGGQMRRVAIAGVLAMEPEVLVLDEPTAGLDPQGRKEMMGMFQKLHDERGMTIVLVTHLMDDVANYADHVIVLEKGKIVKDGTPQSVFEDIDWLKEKQLGVPTAANFAEKLIAKGMSFDTLPLTAEALADDLLKELKAGVDL; from the coding sequence ATGGACATCCGTTTTGAACAAGTAGATTTTACGTATCAGCCAAATACACCATTTGAACAACGCGCTTTATTTGACTTGAATCTTATGATAAAGGAAGGTTCATACACAGCGATCGTTGGACATACGGGCAGTGGTAAATCGACATTGCTGCAACATTTAAATGCACTGGTTAAGCCGACAAAAGGCAAAGTGATGATTGGTGATCGGACGATATTACCTGAAACAAATAATAAAAATTTAAAACCCATCCGGAAAAAAGTCGGCATTGTTTTTCAATTCCCAGAAGCTCAGCTGTTTGAAGAAACGGTTGAAAGAGATATCGCTTTTGGTCCGAAAAATTTTGGTGTGAGCGATGAAGAAGGGAAACGACTAGCAAAAGAAATGCTGACACTTGTTGGACTAGATGAAAGTTACTTGGCGCGTTCACCATTTGAACTTTCCGGCGGTCAAATGCGCCGTGTAGCAATTGCTGGGGTTTTAGCGATGGAGCCTGAAGTGTTGGTTCTAGATGAACCCACAGCTGGTTTAGATCCTCAAGGACGCAAAGAAATGATGGGGATGTTCCAAAAGCTGCATGATGAACGCGGAATGACGATCGTTTTAGTCACTCATTTAATGGACGATGTAGCTAATTATGCAGATCATGTGATCGTCCTTGAAAAGGGGAAAATCGTTAAAGATGGAACTCCGCAAAGTGTATTTGAAGATATCGACTGGCTGAAGGAAAAACAATTAGGGGTACCTACAGCAGCTAATTTCGCAGAAAAGCTGATAGCGAAAGGAATGTCATTTGACACGTTACCTTTAACAGCAGAGGCTTTAGCGGATGATTTATTAAAAGAGTTGAAGGCAGGTGTTGACCTGTGA